Proteins from one Candidatus Zixiibacteriota bacterium genomic window:
- a CDS encoding glycoside hydrolase family 3 N-terminal domain-containing protein: MPSLIVSYSGPAPDPELLEWTATGLVGGVVLFRDNAPDEDALCTAVATLRRHAPRQFRVMIDEEGGRVRRLPDAPQSMRDLRDYHHAGPDAVRHAYMSVADRLRALGIDTLLAPVADIGGSESSWLRSRTFSDDPDEVAAMVRSVIAGVQQRGVSCCVKHFPGMHAVAIDPHGAPAEDPTPPSVWERTSAVPFRAAIVSGVHLVMVGHQRFNGFDALRPACLSPVIVGALLRERLGFAGLVATDDLAMGAVTRDYPIEAAVRGACDAGCDLVLVCNDRALQRRAVAILKQRPLQ; encoded by the coding sequence ATGCCTTCGTTGATCGTCTCATACAGCGGCCCTGCGCCCGATCCCGAGCTGTTGGAGTGGACGGCCACCGGGCTCGTAGGAGGCGTCGTGCTCTTTCGCGACAACGCTCCCGATGAGGACGCCCTGTGCACGGCGGTCGCGACGCTGCGCCGGCATGCGCCTCGACAGTTCCGCGTGATGATCGATGAGGAGGGGGGACGTGTTCGCCGACTCCCCGATGCCCCGCAGTCCATGCGCGATCTGCGCGACTATCACCACGCCGGTCCCGATGCCGTCCGGCACGCCTATATGTCGGTCGCCGACCGCCTTCGCGCGCTGGGGATCGATACGCTCTTGGCCCCGGTCGCCGATATTGGCGGATCGGAGTCCTCGTGGCTGCGTTCTCGGACGTTTTCGGACGATCCCGACGAGGTCGCGGCGATGGTCCGCAGCGTTATCGCCGGCGTTCAACAGCGCGGCGTTTCATGCTGTGTCAAGCACTTCCCCGGGATGCACGCCGTGGCCATTGATCCGCACGGCGCCCCGGCCGAAGACCCGACGCCGCCCTCGGTTTGGGAGCGCACGAGTGCCGTGCCGTTTCGCGCCGCCATCGTCTCCGGGGTCCATCTCGTCATGGTCGGCCATCAACGATTCAATGGCTTTGACGCCCTGCGTCCCGCCTGCCTATCGCCGGTCATCGTCGGCGCGCTGTTGCGGGAACGGCTCGGCTTTGCCGGTTTGGTGGCGACAGATGATCTGGCAATGGGCGCCGTCACACGGGATTACCCCATCGAGGCCGCGGTCCGCGGGGCCTGCGATGCCGGCTGCGACCTCGTGTTGGTGTGCAACGATCGGGCGCTGCAGCGACGGGCGGTTGCGATTCTGAAACAGCGCCCGCTGCAATGA
- a CDS encoding anhydro-N-acetylmuramic acid kinase — MSEATFDTHPLQRLLSRRRLRVLGINSGTSIDGLDLALVEIRDRSPVPAVKCLLTCHVPLPPRLRRTLLRLAASTSIDKEEVARAHFALGDFMAASVRRLGLAGRRQPVDLIGSHGQTIGHFPAQTGGGTENATWQIGALNTIAQRTGIPTIGDFRPADIAAGGMGAPLSGYYHHIIFGSGVPVLNLGGIANVSVSFVRRQGLRVLAFDIGPANMMSDALAQRLLRRRFDRDGALAAAGRPIPAIVARALRLSYFRASPPKSCGREEFGQATVSRLFFRDGRPLGRTTDLLATAVEITAQAVAIAVTRWVAPRTRRRELVLTGGGVHNHTLVRRLSTLLPQWRLPDSSDRLIPPQFVEPVGFAVLAHETLRGRAGNLGGATGASRSAVLGLIALPAPR; from the coding sequence ATGAGTGAAGCGACCTTCGATACTCACCCGCTCCAGCGCCTGCTGTCGCGCCGTCGACTGCGCGTGCTGGGAATCAACAGTGGCACGTCGATCGACGGGCTCGATTTGGCGCTGGTTGAAATCCGCGACCGGTCGCCTGTCCCAGCGGTGAAATGCCTTCTGACCTGCCATGTGCCCCTTCCGCCCCGGCTGCGCCGCACCTTGCTGCGCTTGGCGGCATCCACGAGTATCGACAAGGAAGAGGTCGCGCGTGCGCATTTCGCTCTCGGGGATTTCATGGCCGCATCCGTCCGTCGACTGGGACTCGCTGGCCGACGTCAGCCGGTCGATCTGATCGGCTCCCACGGGCAGACCATCGGGCATTTCCCCGCACAGACCGGAGGCGGTACGGAGAATGCCACCTGGCAGATCGGTGCCCTCAATACCATTGCCCAGCGCACGGGGATTCCCACGATTGGTGACTTCCGTCCGGCCGATATTGCTGCCGGCGGCATGGGGGCTCCGTTGTCCGGATATTACCATCACATAATATTCGGGTCCGGAGTGCCGGTGTTGAATCTGGGCGGCATTGCCAACGTCTCCGTGTCGTTCGTGCGCCGACAGGGGCTGCGTGTCCTTGCCTTCGACATCGGTCCCGCCAACATGATGAGCGACGCGCTGGCGCAGCGTCTGCTCCGGCGGCGTTTCGATCGTGACGGCGCCCTGGCCGCCGCCGGTCGACCGATCCCGGCCATCGTGGCGCGGGCGTTGCGCCTGTCCTACTTTCGTGCGTCTCCCCCCAAGAGTTGTGGGCGTGAGGAGTTTGGCCAGGCAACGGTGTCACGTCTCTTCTTCCGCGATGGACGGCCGCTCGGACGGACGACCGACCTCCTGGCCACAGCCGTCGAGATCACGGCGCAGGCCGTCGCCATTGCCGTGACCCGGTGGGTGGCGCCCCGCACACGACGGCGCGAATTGGTCCTCACCGGCGGGGGTGTGCACAACCACACGTTGGTGCGACGTCTCAGCACCCTTCTTCCCCAATGGCGCCTGCCGGATTCGTCCGACCGGCTCATTCCACCGCAATTCGTCGAGCCGGTCGGATTCGCCGTGCTGGCCCACGAGACATTGCGTGGTCGCGCCGGCAATCTCGGCGGTGCCACCGGCGCATCCCGATCCGCCGTTCTCGGCCTCATCGCGCTGCCTGCCCCACGATGA
- a CDS encoding SpoIID/LytB domain-containing protein translates to MNSRPIRHPLFRWLPAVISATALMSASGCIPSRLRTGALFVTDRVRPPVVRVLLPTDNPHVAVRGEGRYVIRIAIDTAAEPLTFSTEGALTIRRTGHWLEVFDAHKVALARGAIGLTIHPEDPDQRLWLDGRPYYGCLVIGTANAKLLQIVNRLNLDRYLEGVLTPELGERRDDEFEAVRAQAVASRTYALKHLGQYGVAPYDLRADVADQIYVGASQPRAWVDSAVTTTQGEVITYAGHLIDAYYHSTCGGRTDAIEDIWTKPPRPYLVSVDDDTFCQWSKYTSWTEQFSGRVLLANLRSYRRQLATPAIGDFHRVDSISLGTETPGGRRTTMTVVTPAGRWTIFSDKIRWALGRPSRPGTILPSSRFVLTLRRDKHGKVVGATANGSGYGHGVGICQCGMIGRARAGESYVSILTTYYPGVLIERVYGL, encoded by the coding sequence ATGAATTCGAGACCGATCAGGCACCCTCTGTTCCGATGGCTTCCGGCGGTGATCAGCGCCACGGCGTTGATGTCTGCTTCCGGGTGTATTCCCTCCCGGTTGCGCACCGGCGCGCTGTTCGTGACCGACAGGGTACGGCCTCCGGTCGTGCGCGTGCTGTTGCCGACCGATAACCCACACGTCGCCGTGCGCGGCGAAGGTCGGTATGTCATCCGCATCGCGATCGACACAGCCGCCGAACCGCTCACCTTCTCGACCGAGGGGGCGCTGACCATCCGGCGCACCGGGCATTGGCTGGAGGTCTTCGACGCGCATAAGGTCGCGTTGGCGCGCGGCGCCATCGGTCTGACGATCCATCCGGAAGACCCCGACCAGCGGCTTTGGCTGGATGGGCGGCCATATTATGGCTGTCTGGTCATCGGCACTGCGAATGCGAAGCTGCTGCAGATCGTCAACCGGCTGAATCTCGACCGTTACCTCGAGGGCGTGCTCACGCCGGAACTGGGGGAGCGTCGCGACGACGAATTCGAAGCGGTGCGGGCGCAGGCGGTGGCATCGCGCACCTATGCGCTGAAGCATCTCGGCCAGTACGGGGTCGCGCCCTATGACTTGCGCGCCGACGTGGCCGACCAGATCTATGTGGGCGCCTCGCAGCCGCGCGCCTGGGTCGATTCCGCCGTGACGACGACGCAGGGCGAAGTCATCACGTACGCCGGTCATCTCATTGACGCCTACTACCACTCGACCTGCGGCGGGCGCACCGACGCCATCGAGGACATCTGGACCAAGCCGCCGCGTCCGTACCTGGTCTCCGTCGACGACGACACCTTCTGCCAGTGGTCAAAGTACACGTCCTGGACCGAGCAGTTCTCCGGTCGTGTGCTGCTGGCGAACCTGCGGAGCTACCGCCGCCAACTGGCCACGCCGGCAATCGGCGATTTCCACCGAGTCGATTCGATCTCGCTGGGAACAGAGACTCCGGGCGGTCGCCGCACGACGATGACGGTCGTGACTCCGGCGGGGCGGTGGACCATCTTCTCCGATAAGATCCGCTGGGCTTTGGGTCGACCATCACGGCCGGGTACGATTCTACCCTCCAGCCGTTTTGTTCTCACACTGCGCCGTGACAAACACGGAAAAGTCGTGGGTGCCACCGCCAATGGCTCGGGGTACGGCCACGGCGTCGGGATCTGCCAGTGCGGGATGATCGGACGTGCGCGCGCAGGGGAATCATACGTCTCAATCCTCACGACCTACTACCCCGGCGTTCTGATCGAACGCGTGTATGGTCTCTGA